One stretch of Petroclostridium xylanilyticum DNA includes these proteins:
- the ltrA gene encoding group II intron reverse transcriptase/maturase: MKKWYSLIDKVYRMDNLEKAYKAVKANNGAPGVDGETVEAFGQNLQERLSQLQHELKTGIYEPQPVLRVEIPKADGSKRPLGIPTVRDRIVQQALLNILQPIFEPDFHPSSYGYRPGRSCHQAVAKAEMFINKYGLNHVVDMDLSKCFDRLDHELILEGVNRRISDGSILRLIKKFLTAGVMKDGTWEETDLGSPQGGVISPLLTNIYLDRFDQEMKKRGIRIVRYADDILLFARTYQEAKKYQQIATEFLEKELKLVVNREKTHLTDNQKGVAYLGFVIYSKHVTISPKKLKSFKKKIREMTPRNHGMNVEEMVKLLNPVLRGWANYFRIANCKGIFKELMGWIRRRLRMKKMKEWKTWKGLHKMLRRRGYKGTFEKISMTTWKNSASPLISMALPNSWFDELGLINLEKYNVGILHHYKQ; this comes from the coding sequence TTGAAGAAATGGTATAGCCTAATAGACAAAGTATACCGGATGGACAACCTGGAAAAAGCATACAAAGCCGTTAAAGCCAACAATGGCGCCCCCGGAGTAGACGGGGAGACCGTGGAAGCCTTCGGCCAAAACCTGCAAGAAAGGTTAAGCCAACTTCAACACGAACTCAAAACCGGCATTTACGAACCCCAACCGGTGCTGCGGGTAGAAATACCCAAAGCGGACGGCAGTAAACGCCCGCTGGGTATACCCACAGTAAGGGACCGGATAGTCCAACAAGCCCTCCTAAACATCCTACAACCAATCTTTGAACCCGACTTTCACCCGTCAAGCTATGGATACAGACCTGGGCGCTCCTGTCACCAGGCAGTAGCCAAGGCGGAAATGTTCATAAACAAATACGGACTGAATCATGTTGTAGACATGGACCTATCCAAATGCTTTGACCGGCTGGACCATGAACTAATCCTGGAAGGAGTCAACCGTAGAATCAGTGACGGAAGTATCCTGAGACTGATAAAGAAATTTCTGACTGCTGGAGTAATGAAAGACGGAACATGGGAAGAAACAGACTTGGGGAGCCCGCAAGGCGGAGTTATCTCTCCCCTATTGACAAATATCTACCTGGACAGATTCGACCAGGAGATGAAGAAACGTGGCATAAGAATCGTCCGCTACGCGGACGATATACTGCTCTTTGCCCGGACCTACCAGGAAGCAAAGAAATATCAGCAGATAGCTACAGAGTTCTTGGAAAAGGAATTAAAACTAGTAGTCAACAGGGAAAAGACCCACCTAACTGACAACCAAAAGGGTGTAGCCTACCTTGGCTTCGTAATCTACTCCAAGCACGTGACAATTAGCCCCAAGAAACTGAAAAGTTTCAAGAAAAAGATACGGGAGATGACTCCCAGAAATCACGGAATGAACGTAGAGGAGATGGTCAAACTCCTAAATCCCGTATTGCGGGGATGGGCAAACTACTTCCGGATAGCCAACTGTAAGGGAATATTCAAAGAACTGATGGGATGGATAAGGCGCCGGCTGCGAATGAAGAAAATGAAGGAATGGAAAACCTGGAAGGGACTGCACAAGATGCTAAGAAGACGCGGTTACAAGGGTACATTTGAGAAAATTTCCATGACCACATGGAAAAACTCAGCCAGTCCTTTAATAAGCATGGCGTTGCCGAACAGCTGGTTTGATGAACTAGGACTAATAAACCTGGAAAAATATAATGTCGGCATTTTGCATCATTATAAGCAATAG
- a CDS encoding LuxR family transcriptional regulator: MEEKIYLSWDRCIKNGLSKSISKPKIKLPSIEFQSLYQKHKQLISIFKDCIRKIKYSITGQYAFMLIDAQGILLEVDSSKQIQQQFKKYHIKPGMSFAEESCGTNAISMAMELQTAVYMKPEQHYCNFLKQWYCYATALHIGSEIIGYLDVSTVGQVMQKELMAITELLPYEIVYEFHRKTKGHRDSSDKEAVKLTSRQLEILQLMAEGHNEKEIAQALYISIRTVKFHKANMYKILGVERSEEAIVKALQKKLISVE; encoded by the coding sequence ATGGAAGAGAAGATATATTTATCATGGGACAGATGTATAAAAAATGGTCTGTCAAAGAGCATTTCAAAGCCAAAGATTAAATTACCTAGCATAGAATTTCAATCATTATATCAAAAACATAAACAACTTATCTCAATCTTTAAAGATTGTATTAGAAAGATAAAGTATTCCATTACAGGGCAATATGCTTTCATGTTAATAGATGCACAGGGTATTTTGTTGGAAGTAGATAGCAGTAAGCAGATTCAGCAGCAGTTTAAAAAATATCATATAAAACCGGGAATGTCATTTGCGGAAGAAAGCTGCGGTACCAATGCCATATCAATGGCGATGGAATTGCAAACAGCGGTATATATGAAGCCGGAACAGCATTACTGCAACTTTTTGAAGCAGTGGTATTGCTACGCAACAGCTTTACATATTGGTAGTGAAATTATAGGATATCTTGATGTATCGACTGTAGGTCAAGTAATGCAAAAAGAATTAATGGCTATTACGGAGCTATTGCCCTATGAAATTGTATATGAATTTCATAGGAAAACGAAGGGTCACAGGGACAGCAGTGATAAGGAAGCTGTCAAATTAACGTCAAGGCAGTTGGAAATTTTGCAGCTGATGGCCGAAGGACATAACGAGAAAGAGATAGCACAAGCACTGTATATTAGTATTAGAACAGTCAAATTTCATAAAGCCAATATGTATAAGATATTGGGTGTAGAACGTAGTGAAGAAGCGATAGTGAAAGCTTTGCAGAAGAAACTGATTTCTGTAGAGTGA